The Variovorax paradoxus B4 genome includes a region encoding these proteins:
- a CDS encoding branched-chain amino acid ABC transporter permease, with amino-acid sequence MNRFAKSWASAAVSLAVGIALLFGLPGVMDDYTLIEVTIYAVMSILGVSLAFIWGFGGILCFGQAAFFGLGSYTYAIAVMNMGDSTVPFLLAIVVPALFAALLGYVIFYGRLSDVYMGVITLTVTLILFNLVNSTAGPEWRIGSAPLGGFNGIPAIPTLNWPGQQDEVLTPKDLFYVTFTCLLLVYLGLRVLIASKIGRVIVAAKENEQRVLLLGYDARVYKLFSFTLGGAIAGLAGCLFANWGAFTSPTIFGLAQSAQIIIWVIVGGLGTLVGPIVGCVAIQWLTSQIGTQQAFNANLVLGAILVVFVLLVPRGIVPTLGDLIDMAWRRWRKAPAHAPKVAMPAAAPTEPPRALAATETAP; translated from the coding sequence GTGAACCGTTTTGCCAAGTCCTGGGCCAGCGCGGCGGTCAGCCTGGCGGTGGGCATCGCGCTGCTCTTCGGCCTGCCCGGCGTGATGGACGACTACACGCTGATCGAGGTCACGATCTACGCCGTCATGTCGATCCTCGGTGTGAGCCTGGCCTTCATCTGGGGCTTCGGCGGCATCCTGTGCTTCGGCCAGGCCGCTTTCTTCGGCCTGGGCTCGTACACCTACGCGATCGCGGTGATGAACATGGGCGACAGCACCGTGCCCTTCCTGCTCGCGATCGTGGTGCCGGCGCTGTTCGCCGCGCTGCTGGGCTACGTGATCTTCTACGGCCGGCTGTCGGACGTGTACATGGGCGTGATCACGCTCACCGTCACGCTGATCCTGTTCAACCTGGTCAACTCCACCGCCGGGCCCGAGTGGCGCATCGGCAGCGCGCCGCTGGGCGGCTTCAACGGCATCCCGGCGATACCGACGCTCAACTGGCCCGGTCAGCAGGACGAGGTGCTGACGCCGAAGGACCTGTTCTACGTCACCTTCACCTGCCTGCTGCTGGTCTACCTGGGACTGCGCGTGCTGATCGCCTCCAAGATCGGCCGCGTGATCGTGGCGGCCAAGGAGAACGAGCAGCGCGTGCTGCTCCTGGGCTACGACGCGCGCGTCTACAAGCTCTTCAGCTTCACGCTGGGCGGCGCGATCGCGGGCCTGGCGGGCTGCCTGTTCGCGAACTGGGGCGCGTTCACGAGCCCGACCATCTTCGGCCTTGCGCAGTCGGCGCAGATCATCATCTGGGTCATCGTCGGCGGCCTGGGCACGCTGGTCGGGCCGATCGTCGGCTGCGTCGCGATCCAGTGGCTCACCTCGCAGATCGGCACGCAGCAGGCCTTCAACGCGAACCTGGTGCTCGGCGCCATCCTGGTGGTCTTCGTGCTGCTGGTGCCGCGCGGCATCGTGCCGACCCTCGGCGACCTGATCGACATGGCGTGGCGGCGCTGGCGCAAGGCGCCAGCCCACGCGCCGAAAGTGGCCATGCCCGCGGCGGCTCCGACGGAACCGCCGCGCGCGCTGGCCGCGACGGAGACGGCGCCATGA
- a CDS encoding ATP-binding cassette domain-containing protein: MSTPLIETRNLNVRFGGVHATRDVNFTLAEAELRCVIGPNGAGKSTFFKLLTGQVKPTSGQILFRGQDISKMQPHDPGRLGIGIKTQVPSLFNGLSVWENVWLSARRLNSTAQADRITRETLERVGMHAWRDVTAGRLAHGMRQWVEIGVVIAADPPLILLDEPAAGMSDAEVARTAELILEINRQHALVVVEHDMNFIRMIAKKVTVLHQGAVIKEDTPDRIMSDPLIQQIYLGKKPH; this comes from the coding sequence ATGAGCACGCCCCTGATCGAGACGCGCAACCTCAACGTGCGCTTCGGCGGCGTGCATGCCACGCGCGACGTCAACTTCACCCTGGCCGAGGCCGAGCTGCGCTGCGTGATCGGCCCCAACGGCGCCGGCAAGAGCACCTTCTTCAAGCTGCTGACCGGCCAGGTCAAGCCGACCTCGGGCCAGATCCTGTTCCGCGGCCAGGACATCTCGAAGATGCAGCCGCACGACCCGGGCCGCCTGGGGATCGGCATCAAGACCCAGGTGCCCAGCCTGTTCAACGGCCTGAGCGTGTGGGAGAACGTCTGGCTCTCGGCGCGGCGCCTGAACAGCACCGCGCAGGCCGACCGCATCACGCGCGAGACGCTCGAGCGCGTGGGCATGCACGCCTGGCGCGACGTCACGGCGGGCCGTCTGGCGCACGGCATGCGGCAGTGGGTGGAGATCGGCGTGGTGATCGCGGCCGACCCGCCGCTGATCCTGCTCGACGAGCCGGCCGCCGGCATGAGCGACGCCGAGGTGGCGCGCACGGCCGAGCTCATCCTGGAGATCAACCGCCAGCATGCGCTGGTGGTGGTGGAGCACGACATGAACTTCATCCGCATGATCGCCAAGAAGGTGACGGTGCTGCACCAGGGCGCCGTGATCAAGGAGGACACGCCGGACCGCATCATGAGCGACCCGCTGATCCAGCAGATCTACCTCGGCAAGAAGCCGCACTGA
- a CDS encoding ABC transporter ATP-binding protein: MLEVTGLHAGYGAIPVLHDVSLTIARGESVGILGHNGMGKTTLLRTLIGALRATAGMVRFDGADITRHAPHARARLGMAYVPQGREIFPALSAMDNLRMGLVKTGERTTDTIEALLEDFPRLKPLLERPGGSLSGGEQQLLALARALAGKPTLLLLDEPTEGIQPSIIEEIAETLAALRDRMKLTIVLVEQNLEFIAAVSQRVLVIKRGQIGGEIPREHLGDFEIMSQYTGVHG; this comes from the coding sequence ATGCTCGAAGTCACGGGTCTCCATGCCGGCTACGGGGCCATCCCGGTGCTGCACGATGTTTCGCTCACCATCGCACGGGGCGAGTCGGTGGGCATCCTGGGCCACAACGGCATGGGCAAGACCACGCTGCTGCGCACGCTGATCGGCGCGCTGCGCGCTACTGCCGGCATGGTGCGCTTCGACGGCGCCGACATCACGCGCCATGCGCCGCACGCGCGGGCGCGCCTGGGCATGGCCTATGTGCCGCAGGGGCGCGAGATCTTTCCGGCGCTCAGCGCGATGGACAACCTGCGCATGGGCCTGGTGAAGACAGGCGAGCGCACGACGGACACCATCGAGGCGCTGCTGGAAGATTTTCCGCGCCTGAAGCCGCTGCTCGAGCGGCCCGGCGGTTCGCTCTCGGGCGGCGAGCAGCAGCTGCTGGCGCTGGCGCGCGCGCTGGCCGGCAAGCCCACGCTGCTCTTGCTCGACGAGCCGACCGAAGGCATCCAGCCTTCGATCATCGAGGAGATCGCCGAGACGCTGGCCGCGCTGCGCGACCGCATGAAGCTCACGATCGTGCTGGTGGAGCAGAACCTCGAATTCATCGCGGCCGTGTCGCAGCGCGTGCTGGTCATCAAGCGCGGCCAGATCGGCGGCGAGATCCCGCGCGAGCACCTCGGCGATTTCGAAATCATGAGCCAATACACAGGAGTCCACGGATGA
- a CDS encoding amidase, producing MSNELHYLELVDVGRRIQRQALSPVEVTQAQLARIEKVDGALKSYVIVMAEQALADARRAEAEIARGEIRGPLHGVPVAVKDLCWTKGVATTAGMTLYRDFVPTEDGTAVRKLREAGAVILGKLQLTESAYADHHPSVTPPANPWNAAHWSGASSSGSGVATAAGLCYGSLGTDTGGSIRFPSSANGLTGLKPTWGRVSRHGAFELAATLDHIGPMTRSAADAGAMLGAIAGADPKDPTASLAAVPNYLAGMERGLRGLRVGIDARWNGEGVDAATAQVMEGALAAVRELGAEVRHVTFPDPAQVIADWFPLCGIEAAVVHESTYPARKQMYGPALSGLLDLGRAQSGIDYQKIVLRRHAFSGRVREMFEGIDLLLMPAQGVASPTLERMLSFGEDAGLMSAMLRYTCPLDMSGSPTITLPGGFTDAGTPVAFQFVARHFEEELLVRAGWAFQQATDWHRRHPAL from the coding sequence ATGAGCAACGAACTGCATTACCTCGAGCTGGTCGACGTCGGCCGGCGCATCCAGCGCCAGGCGCTCTCGCCGGTCGAGGTCACGCAAGCGCAGCTCGCGCGCATCGAAAAGGTCGACGGCGCGCTCAAGAGCTATGTGATCGTGATGGCCGAACAGGCGCTGGCCGACGCGCGCCGCGCCGAGGCCGAGATCGCCCGGGGCGAGATCCGCGGGCCGCTGCACGGCGTGCCGGTGGCGGTGAAGGACCTGTGCTGGACAAAAGGCGTGGCCACCACCGCCGGCATGACGCTCTACCGCGACTTCGTGCCCACCGAGGACGGCACCGCCGTGCGCAAGCTGCGCGAAGCCGGGGCCGTGATCCTCGGCAAGCTGCAGCTCACCGAGAGCGCCTACGCCGACCACCACCCCAGCGTCACGCCGCCGGCCAATCCGTGGAACGCGGCGCACTGGTCGGGTGCCTCGTCGAGCGGCTCGGGCGTGGCCACGGCCGCAGGGCTGTGCTATGGCTCGCTCGGCACCGACACCGGCGGCTCGATCCGCTTTCCGTCCTCCGCCAATGGCCTCACCGGCCTGAAGCCGACCTGGGGCCGCGTGAGCCGCCATGGCGCCTTCGAGCTGGCCGCCACGCTCGACCACATCGGCCCGATGACGCGCAGCGCGGCCGATGCGGGTGCGATGCTCGGCGCCATCGCGGGGGCCGATCCGAAAGACCCGACCGCGAGCCTCGCGGCCGTGCCCAACTACCTCGCGGGCATGGAGCGCGGCTTGCGCGGCCTGCGCGTGGGCATCGACGCGCGCTGGAACGGGGAGGGCGTCGATGCGGCCACCGCGCAGGTGATGGAAGGCGCGCTCGCGGCCGTGCGCGAACTCGGCGCCGAGGTGCGCCACGTGACCTTCCCCGACCCGGCGCAGGTCATCGCCGACTGGTTCCCGCTCTGCGGCATCGAGGCGGCCGTGGTGCACGAGTCGACCTATCCTGCACGCAAGCAGATGTACGGCCCCGCGCTCTCGGGCCTGCTCGACCTGGGCCGTGCGCAGAGCGGCATCGACTACCAGAAGATCGTGCTCCGCCGCCATGCCTTCAGCGGCAGGGTGCGCGAGATGTTCGAGGGCATCGACCTGCTGCTGATGCCCGCGCAGGGCGTCGCCTCGCCGACGCTCGAGCGCATGCTGAGCTTCGGCGAGGACGCCGGGCTGATGTCCGCGATGCTGCGCTACACCTGTCCGCTGGACATGAGCGGCAGCCCGACGATCACGCTGCCCGGCGGTTTCACCGATGCGGGCACGCCGGTCGCGTTCCAGTTCGTCGCGCGCCACTTCGAGGAAGAGCTGCTGGTGCGCGCCGGCTGGGCCTTCCAGCAGGCGACGGACTGGCACCGGCGGCATCCGGCGCTGTAG
- a CDS encoding GMC family oxidoreductase: protein MYDTIIVGAGSAGCVLANRLSADPARKVLLLEAGRAAPRNADIPAHWPLMLDTEVDWGFHTVPQAGCRMRRMYWPRGRMIGGSGALNAMIYMRGVPSDYARWEAAGCPGWGWREVLPAFRKSERNLRWTGSPLHGAEGELVISDVAHIDPVERLWLDAAQAAGLPPNEDFNGDAQEGVGLFQATLKDGERFGTGKAFLQPALARPNLTVRTGAVLLRARFRGTRATGVAFLDNGVPHTAEASSEVVLCAGAIGSPQLLLHSGIGPADELAALGIRALLDLPGVGRNLQDHINCPVSFATTRRFGIAQASAAEAAADLAQWEATRSGPLSSNWSACGGFARIGAEAEDPDLQLYCIAASHRDHARYQSTQPGITLFSVAQRPQSHGVLRLRSADPLEQPAIDPRYFSDPEGADLRLVVEGIRLQRRIAAQSPLREVIAAEFEGSAAARSDEALAEFVRAQATTLYHPTSTCSMGTHAMAVVDPACRVHGTEGLYVADASVFPSMVSGNTNAPTIMVAERAAGFILR, encoded by the coding sequence ATGTACGACACGATCATCGTCGGCGCGGGTTCCGCGGGCTGCGTGCTGGCCAACCGGCTGTCGGCCGATCCGGCGCGCAAGGTGCTGCTGCTGGAGGCCGGCCGCGCGGCCCCGCGCAACGCCGACATCCCCGCCCACTGGCCGCTGATGCTCGACACCGAGGTCGACTGGGGTTTCCACACCGTGCCCCAGGCCGGCTGCCGCATGCGGCGCATGTACTGGCCGCGCGGCCGGATGATCGGCGGCTCGGGCGCGCTCAACGCCATGATCTACATGCGCGGCGTGCCGTCCGACTACGCGCGCTGGGAGGCGGCGGGCTGTCCGGGCTGGGGCTGGCGCGAGGTGCTGCCGGCCTTCAGGAAGTCCGAGCGCAACCTGCGCTGGACCGGCTCGCCGCTGCATGGCGCCGAGGGTGAACTGGTGATCTCGGACGTCGCCCACATCGATCCCGTGGAGCGCCTGTGGCTCGACGCCGCGCAGGCCGCGGGGCTGCCGCCCAATGAAGATTTCAACGGCGATGCGCAAGAGGGCGTCGGCCTGTTCCAGGCGACGCTCAAGGACGGCGAGCGCTTCGGCACCGGCAAGGCCTTTCTCCAGCCTGCGCTCGCGCGGCCCAACCTCACGGTGCGCACCGGCGCCGTGCTGCTGCGCGCGCGCTTCAGGGGCACGCGCGCGACCGGCGTGGCGTTCCTGGACAACGGTGTGCCGCACACGGCCGAGGCGTCTTCCGAGGTTGTGCTCTGCGCCGGTGCCATCGGCTCGCCGCAACTTCTGCTGCATTCGGGCATCGGTCCGGCCGACGAGCTCGCGGCGCTCGGCATCCGTGCGCTGCTCGACCTGCCCGGCGTGGGCCGCAACCTGCAGGACCACATCAATTGCCCCGTGAGCTTCGCGACCACGCGGCGCTTCGGCATTGCACAGGCGAGCGCCGCGGAGGCTGCCGCCGACCTGGCGCAATGGGAGGCCACGCGCAGCGGACCGCTGAGTTCCAACTGGTCGGCCTGCGGCGGCTTCGCGCGCATCGGGGCAGAGGCCGAGGACCCCGACCTGCAGCTCTACTGCATCGCCGCGTCGCACCGCGACCATGCGCGCTACCAGTCGACGCAGCCCGGCATCACGCTGTTCTCGGTGGCGCAGCGGCCGCAAAGCCACGGCGTCCTGCGGCTGCGCTCGGCCGATCCGCTCGAGCAGCCCGCGATCGACCCGCGCTACTTCAGCGACCCCGAAGGCGCCGACCTGCGGCTGGTGGTCGAGGGCATCCGGCTGCAGCGGCGCATCGCGGCGCAGTCGCCGTTGCGCGAGGTGATTGCCGCGGAGTTCGAGGGCAGCGCTGCGGCCCGGTCGGACGAGGCGCTGGCCGAGTTCGTGCGCGCCCAGGCCACCACGCTCTATCACCCGACCAGCACCTGCAGCATGGGAACGCATGCCATGGCGGTGGTCGACCCGGCCTGCCGCGTGCATGGCACCGAGGGGCTCTACGTGGCCGACGCCTCGGTGTTCCCCTCGATGGTCTCGGGCAACACCAATGCACCGACGATCATGGTGGCCGAGCGCGCGGCCGGTTTCATCCTGCGCTGA
- a CDS encoding AraC family transcriptional regulator encodes MADPLAQVVQLLRPRAVYAKVISGAGSWAVRYSAFGEPSFCTMLEGECVLAVDGQQPLALVAGDFVLMPATPGFTMSGLEPAVPVVVDPKLAPAPTDEIRHGRREGPPDMRMLGGYFAFDSPDASLLASLLPTLLHVRDIGRLSVLVQLVREESLEQKPGRDLVLERLVELLLIEALRSTPGEAAPPGLLRGLADPRLSIALRHLHGDPAHSWTVADLARKAALSRSAFFDRFSRAVGLPPMEYLLGWRMAIAKDLLARNDVGIAEVAERVGYGCASTFSTAFRRCVGQPPGRYARQQAP; translated from the coding sequence ATGGCTGATCCGCTCGCCCAAGTCGTCCAGCTGCTTCGCCCGCGCGCGGTGTACGCGAAGGTGATCAGCGGCGCCGGTTCGTGGGCGGTGCGCTATTCGGCCTTCGGCGAGCCCAGCTTCTGCACGATGCTCGAGGGCGAATGCGTTCTTGCGGTGGACGGGCAGCAACCCCTCGCCCTGGTCGCCGGCGACTTCGTGCTCATGCCGGCGACACCGGGATTCACCATGTCGGGTCTTGAGCCGGCGGTGCCGGTCGTCGTGGACCCCAAGCTGGCCCCCGCGCCGACGGACGAGATCCGCCACGGCAGGCGCGAAGGCCCGCCCGACATGCGGATGCTCGGCGGCTACTTCGCCTTCGATTCGCCGGATGCCTCGCTGCTGGCGTCGCTGCTTCCGACGCTGCTGCACGTGCGCGACATCGGGCGGCTTTCCGTTCTGGTGCAGCTCGTGAGGGAGGAGTCGCTCGAACAGAAGCCGGGGCGCGACCTCGTGCTCGAACGCCTTGTCGAACTGCTGCTGATCGAGGCTCTGCGCTCGACGCCCGGCGAAGCCGCGCCGCCGGGGCTGCTTCGCGGCCTGGCAGACCCGCGGCTGTCGATCGCGCTGCGGCATCTTCACGGCGACCCCGCGCATTCGTGGACGGTGGCCGACCTCGCAAGGAAGGCCGCACTGTCGCGCTCGGCGTTCTTCGATCGCTTCTCGCGCGCCGTCGGCCTGCCGCCGATGGAGTACCTGCTTGGCTGGCGCATGGCCATCGCGAAGGATCTGCTCGCTCGCAACGACGTCGGCATCGCAGAAGTTGCCGAACGCGTCGGCTATGGCTGCGCCAGCACGTTCAGCACGGCGTTCAGGCGCTGCGTGGGCCAACCACCGGGCCGCTACGCGCGGCAGCAGGCGCCGTGA
- a CDS encoding SDR family oxidoreductase: MKTILITGCSSGYGLETARHFQARGWQVIATMRTPRAELFPLSERLRVLPLDVTKPESIAAALEAAGPIDVLVNNAGLGLFGAFEATPMATVRDIFETNTFGTMAMTQAVLPQFRRRRSGLVINVTSSVTLAPMPLVAAYTASKTAIEGFTASLALELAPFDVRVKLVEPGYGPGTRFTANGAERMQGLIPEAYGPFAQSIFAALGSPTAVTAEPDVAEAVWRAAGDPAATLRYPAGADAIALARNAAALRQSGV; this comes from the coding sequence ATGAAGACCATCCTGATCACCGGCTGCTCGTCCGGCTACGGCCTGGAAACCGCGCGCCACTTCCAGGCCCGGGGCTGGCAGGTGATCGCCACCATGCGGACGCCGCGCGCCGAACTCTTCCCGCTTTCGGAGCGCCTGCGCGTGCTGCCCCTGGATGTGACGAAGCCCGAAAGCATTGCCGCCGCGCTCGAAGCCGCCGGACCGATCGACGTCCTCGTGAACAACGCCGGCCTCGGACTCTTCGGGGCGTTCGAGGCGACGCCGATGGCCACCGTGCGCGACATCTTCGAAACGAACACCTTCGGCACGATGGCGATGACCCAGGCCGTGCTGCCGCAGTTCCGGCGCCGCAGGTCGGGGCTGGTCATCAACGTGACGTCGAGCGTCACGCTCGCGCCGATGCCGCTCGTGGCGGCGTACACCGCGAGCAAGACCGCGATCGAGGGTTTCACGGCGTCGCTGGCGCTCGAGCTCGCCCCGTTCGACGTTCGGGTGAAGCTCGTCGAGCCCGGCTATGGGCCGGGCACGCGCTTCACGGCCAATGGGGCCGAGCGCATGCAAGGCCTGATTCCCGAGGCCTATGGCCCCTTCGCGCAGTCCATCTTCGCGGCGCTGGGGAGCCCGACGGCTGTGACCGCCGAGCCGGACGTGGCCGAGGCCGTGTGGCGCGCCGCGGGCGACCCCGCCGCAACGCTCCGGTATCCGGCGGGTGCCGACGCGATCGCGCTCGCCCGGAACGCCGCTGCCTTGCGCCAGTCCGGCGTGTGA
- a CDS encoding putative bifunctional diguanylate cyclase/phosphodiesterase, with product MRSLRGEIALGFGVVIALMLALGASFYLSEQRSAAAIDKLLNSDNRMADLSLRSSLAMYKARDAENELLLSVDRLGVAQASARSLPAMQNHLLDMREYLASLRILSTDPKFRDQVDRIETQTRQYEDGFLAFIARHGKEGSLDPAPAFHQGYVDTAVAIESSVEALHTEATKRALQTRNDVERAAKFSRWAAIAMVVLATVLGAVVASIVSQRITGSIAQLIAFSRRVAAGDFGARAPQGRADEFGILANAMNQMAESIENSNALLESSADRLKHQATHDVLTGLPNRALLEDRLRQAVSYADRYGRLMTVVFINLDGFKLVNDSLGRKAGDELLKVMAERMTQCLRSVDTVVRTGGDEFVIVLYDQPGDGTEVAPALQRLQEAIAQPVEIDGQGVQVTASLGVATYPADGADVDTLLMNADAAMSRAKASGRNNFQFYAAEMNDAIRDGLAMREGLRNAIVRGEFHLVYQPQVEMGSGQVTGVEALIRWQHSERGLVSPVEFIPLAEETGLIVPIGEWVLRTACFQNKAWQDAGLPAFSVSVNVSARQFRERTLIEQVAQALEESGLEARFLELELTESMVMEDLEKALQSMKALQAMGVQFSIDDFGTGYSSLSALKRFPIARLKIDRAFVRDIPGDEEDKAIAKAIISLGHELNLRVIAEGVETEQQLEFLRAHGCDEMQGYLFSRPVLPAELAALVKTRSGIAAAGGTSVARPRRMATR from the coding sequence ATGCGCAGCCTGCGGGGGGAGATCGCGCTTGGCTTCGGCGTCGTCATTGCGCTGATGCTCGCATTGGGCGCGTCCTTCTATCTCAGCGAACAGCGCTCCGCGGCGGCCATCGACAAGCTGCTGAACAGCGACAACCGGATGGCGGACCTGAGCCTGCGCAGTTCGCTGGCGATGTACAAGGCCCGCGACGCCGAGAACGAACTCCTGCTGTCCGTGGACCGGCTCGGGGTGGCGCAGGCGAGCGCGCGCTCCCTGCCGGCCATGCAAAACCATCTGCTGGACATGCGGGAGTACCTCGCCAGCCTTCGGATCCTCTCGACCGATCCGAAATTCAGGGACCAGGTCGACCGGATCGAGACCCAGACCCGGCAGTACGAGGACGGATTCCTCGCGTTCATCGCGCGGCATGGCAAGGAAGGCTCTCTGGACCCGGCCCCTGCGTTTCACCAGGGCTACGTCGACACGGCCGTTGCCATCGAGTCCTCGGTGGAGGCGCTGCACACCGAGGCGACCAAGCGCGCGCTCCAGACGCGCAACGATGTCGAACGCGCCGCCAAATTCTCGCGCTGGGCCGCCATTGCCATGGTCGTCCTGGCCACCGTTCTGGGCGCGGTGGTCGCGAGCATCGTCTCGCAACGCATCACGGGCTCCATCGCGCAGCTCATCGCCTTTTCCCGGCGTGTCGCCGCGGGAGACTTCGGTGCCAGGGCGCCGCAGGGCCGCGCGGATGAATTCGGCATCCTCGCGAACGCGATGAACCAGATGGCCGAGTCGATCGAGAATTCCAATGCGCTGCTGGAAAGCAGCGCCGACCGCCTGAAGCACCAGGCCACCCACGACGTACTGACGGGGCTTCCGAACCGCGCGCTGCTGGAGGATCGCCTCAGGCAAGCCGTCTCGTATGCCGATCGATACGGCCGGCTGATGACGGTGGTGTTCATCAACCTCGACGGCTTCAAGCTGGTCAACGACAGCCTGGGCCGCAAGGCCGGCGACGAATTGCTGAAGGTCATGGCCGAACGCATGACCCAGTGCCTGCGCAGCGTGGACACGGTGGTGCGAACGGGCGGAGACGAATTCGTGATCGTCCTGTACGACCAGCCCGGAGACGGAACGGAGGTCGCCCCGGCCCTGCAGAGGCTGCAGGAGGCCATTGCGCAGCCCGTCGAGATCGATGGCCAGGGGGTCCAGGTCACGGCCAGCCTGGGCGTGGCCACCTATCCTGCGGACGGGGCCGACGTCGACACCTTGCTCATGAACGCCGATGCCGCGATGTCCCGCGCCAAGGCCTCGGGGCGCAACAATTTCCAGTTCTATGCGGCCGAGATGAACGACGCGATCCGCGACGGGCTCGCCATGCGCGAAGGACTGCGCAATGCCATCGTGCGGGGCGAGTTCCACCTCGTGTACCAGCCCCAGGTGGAAATGGGATCGGGCCAGGTGACGGGCGTGGAGGCATTGATCCGCTGGCAGCATTCCGAGCGCGGCCTGGTATCTCCGGTGGAATTCATTCCGCTGGCGGAAGAGACCGGCCTCATCGTTCCCATCGGCGAATGGGTGCTGCGCACCGCCTGCTTCCAGAACAAGGCCTGGCAGGACGCGGGCCTGCCGGCCTTCAGCGTTTCGGTCAATGTGTCGGCGCGGCAGTTCAGGGAACGGACCTTGATCGAACAGGTCGCCCAGGCGCTCGAGGAAAGCGGGCTCGAAGCCCGCTTTCTCGAGCTGGAACTGACCGAAAGCATGGTCATGGAAGACCTCGAGAAAGCCCTGCAGTCGATGAAGGCCCTGCAAGCGATGGGCGTGCAGTTCTCCATCGACGATTTCGGAACCGGCTATTCGAGCCTGAGCGCGCTCAAGCGCTTTCCCATCGCCAGGCTGAAGATCGATCGCGCCTTCGTGCGCGACATTCCCGGCGACGAAGAGGACAAGGCCATCGCCAAGGCCATCATTTCTCTGGGGCACGAGCTCAATCTCAGGGTGATCGCCGAAGGCGTCGAGACCGAGCAACAGCTGGAATTCCTGCGCGCCCACGGTTGCGACGAAATGCAGGGCTATCTCTTCAGCCGGCCCGTGCTGCCCGCCGAGCTTGCCGCCCTGGTCAAGACGCGCTCCGGCATTGCGGCGGCAGGCGGTACGTCCGTTGCGCGCCCGAGGCGGATGGCGACACGCTGA
- a CDS encoding TRAP transporter substrate-binding protein, with product MKKALLLLAATWGFAALAPPAHADPVVLSLVHAATTSHPAHLAALQFAKRVEERTHGQVRTEIFPASQLGSENELLQKVRLGAVDMDVTSMNYLIKYEKAFSVVVMPYLFDSYAHAHRVLDGPAMKWLAPLAEKQGFVILSNWEWGFRNITNNKRPINVPEDVRGLRVRVPPVAELEATMQALGAQVSKVGFKELPQALSQGLVDGQENPLNVIYYNKLYEVQKHLALTRHVYYNTLHLMSTRTWAKLTPAEQAIVREESKAAGDGMRRKIIAEEEELIAKMVAAGVKVTRPDPAPFRAATQGAREKIRRFAGDENVRTFLKMVDAERRQ from the coding sequence ATGAAAAAGGCGCTCCTGCTGCTTGCCGCGACGTGGGGCTTCGCTGCCCTGGCGCCGCCGGCGCATGCCGATCCCGTGGTGCTGTCGCTGGTGCATGCCGCCACCACCTCGCACCCGGCCCATCTGGCGGCCCTCCAGTTCGCCAAGCGGGTCGAGGAGCGCACCCACGGGCAGGTCCGCACCGAGATCTTTCCCGCGTCCCAGCTCGGCAGCGAGAACGAACTGCTGCAGAAGGTCAGGCTGGGCGCGGTCGACATGGACGTGACCTCGATGAACTACCTCATCAAGTACGAGAAAGCGTTCTCCGTCGTCGTCATGCCGTATCTCTTCGACAGCTATGCGCATGCCCACCGCGTGCTCGATGGCCCGGCCATGAAATGGCTCGCACCGCTGGCCGAGAAGCAGGGCTTCGTCATCCTGTCCAACTGGGAATGGGGATTCCGCAACATCACCAACAACAAGCGCCCGATCAACGTGCCCGAAGACGTGCGCGGCCTCCGGGTGCGCGTTCCGCCCGTCGCCGAACTCGAGGCCACCATGCAGGCGCTGGGCGCGCAGGTCAGCAAGGTCGGCTTCAAGGAACTTCCCCAGGCGCTGTCGCAGGGCCTGGTCGACGGCCAGGAGAACCCGCTCAACGTCATCTACTACAACAAGCTGTACGAAGTGCAAAAGCACCTCGCCCTGACCCGCCATGTGTACTACAACACGCTCCACCTCATGAGCACCAGGACCTGGGCGAAGCTCACGCCGGCCGAGCAGGCGATCGTGCGTGAAGAGAGCAAGGCGGCGGGCGACGGCATGCGCAGGAAGATCATTGCCGAAGAGGAGGAGCTGATCGCAAAGATGGTTGCCGCCGGCGTGAAGGTCACGCGCCCCGACCCGGCGCCGTTCCGCGCGGCCACGCAGGGCGCCCGCGAGAAGATCAGGCGCTTCGCGGGCGACGAGAACGTGCGCACGTTCCTGAAGATGGTCGACGCAGAGCGAAGGCAGTGA